The window CGGCGAACGGTCGCGGGTCGGGGTCGGGGTCGACACCCGCCGGAAGCGGGGTGGCTCGCCCGTCGCCCTCGCCGAACAGGTCGTCGTCGATGGGCGCAGGCACGGACTCGCGAGGCGGACCCGAGTCGGTCATCCCGCGGAGGTTCGACTGGAGACGGTTCAGCGCGTCGGTCCCGGCGGATGGACTCGGCCGGAGAGAGTCGGATGTGACCGAACCACACACCGGCCGAACGTTTTCCCGTGCCGGCCGTGACCTGCCGACGATGGTCGACAAGCAGGCGGTCCAGCGAGGGTACGACGAACTGGCCGAGCAGTACGATGGCTGGCGCGAACGCGGCGGGCGGGGAGTCGACCTGCTGGACGACGTGCTAGGCGCGCTGTCACCGGACGCGCGGCTGCTCGACGCGGGCTGTGGCGGCGGGCAACCGGTGCTCGCGCGTGCAAGCGAGACGACCGACGCGGTCGGACTGGACTTCTCGGGTGAACAGCTCCGACTCGCCGGCGAGCACGCCCCCACGGCCGACCGGGTGCAGGGTGACATGACCGCGTTGCCGTTTGCGGCCGACAGTTTCGACGCGGTGGTCGCCTACTGGTCGGTGATCCACGTGCCACTGGCCGACCACCAGACCGTCGTCGACGAGTTCGCGCGCGTCCTCCGCCCCGGCGGCCGACTGCTCCTCTGTGAGGGGACGACCGAGTGGGTCGGGGAGAATCCGGACTGGTTCGACAGCGGAACCGGGATGGCCTGGGAGATAGCCGGTGCCGAAGCGACCGACCGCCAACTGCTGTCGGCCGGGTTCGCGGTGACCGACCGCTGGGGGCTGCCGGAGTCGCTGTCCGACGACGCGGACGCAGTCGGTGAGAACGACGACGCGGACGCGGCGAACGAGGCGGAATCGTCGGACGACCCGTGGACGTTCTTCGCTGCGCGGCTACCCGAATAGGCCGGGCGGCGCGTGGGTTCCCGGTACTCGTCGGTCACCGGTACTCGTCGGTCACCGGTACTCGTCGGTCACCGGTACTCGTCGGTCGAGTGCCGTGCGAACCGCGAGGGTCGGGTCGGTACCGGGACGCCGAGAGGCCAGCCACTGGCAGGGATGTACTCGCGGTAGCGACGGAGACACGTCTCGGGACGCGGACGGAGCCACCCGTGGACAGTCGTCACTCGGGGTCGAAGTCAAATCAAAAGTGCGGAGGGCCGTGACTCGCCTGTCACGCCTGGTTACGCGGCGACGACTGCGGCCGCGATGAAGTCCCACCGCGTGCCGGTCGTCGTCTCGCTCTTCTTCGCCTCGGCCTTGGTTCGGTTGCGCTTGTGTTTCCAGTTCATGGCTACAGAAATACTTACTCGGTCGTGAGTAATAAGTCTCTCGATAGTTTCTCCAGGGACGATCACGACAGATACGCTCGCAGTGAGTCCCCATCTCACGCCCTGAAACGACAGAATTCGACGGTACGGTCACCGTACCGGCCACAAGGTTCTTGGTATTGTACGATTACTGATACTGCCGCACCCCCAAGTGAGGGCGACCATGTTTACCATCGTTCCCCTGTTCCCCGGCCTGCCGGGTGGCCCGGAACTGCTCATCATCCTCGCCGTCGTCGTCCTGCTGTTCGGCGCGAACAAGATCCCCAAACTCGCACGGTCGACCGGACAGGCGATGGGCGAGTTCCGGCGCGGCAGAGAAGAGATCGAGACCGAACTGCGGGCCGGCGTGAGTGACTCCGAGGCCGAACGCGACGAGGAGATCACCGAGAAAGAATCTGCGAGCGCCTGAACCGCGAATTTTCGACGAGAGCACTCGATCCGCGACCGTTCACCCGCGCGTCCGGACCGCGAGTGGTTAGTCCAGTTTCTCCAGACAGCCCTGACAGTAGGTGACGCCCCGCGGGTTCGGCGTCCCGCAGTCCGGACAGGGTACGCCCTCCTGTCCCGGCAGGTTCGGCGTCCCGCGCTTCGGTGCCGCGCGATCCGGGACGAACTCCTCCGGTGCGAGCGACCCACCCGTCCGTCGGCGGTGGCCGTCGTAGACCCGTTCGATGAGTCGGTCGTCACGTAACATCAACATCCCCCGGTAGAATCCGACGAACAGCACCGACGGCATCACGATCACGAGGGCCGCCACGGCGAGGCGGAAGACGATCTCCATACACCGTGGTAGGCTCACACACGTTAGAATGTAACGGGGGCCAACGTCCCCGATTCGGCGGGCCGAGTG of the Salinirubrum litoreum genome contains:
- a CDS encoding Sec-independent protein translocase subunit TatA/TatB, whose product is MFTIVPLFPGLPGGPELLIILAVVVLLFGANKIPKLARSTGQAMGEFRRGREEIETELRAGVSDSEAERDEEITEKESASA
- a CDS encoding class I SAM-dependent methyltransferase, which translates into the protein MVDKQAVQRGYDELAEQYDGWRERGGRGVDLLDDVLGALSPDARLLDAGCGGGQPVLARASETTDAVGLDFSGEQLRLAGEHAPTADRVQGDMTALPFAADSFDAVVAYWSVIHVPLADHQTVVDEFARVLRPGGRLLLCEGTTEWVGENPDWFDSGTGMAWEIAGAEATDRQLLSAGFAVTDRWGLPESLSDDADAVGENDDADAANEAESSDDPWTFFAARLPE
- a CDS encoding DUF7577 domain-containing protein → MEIVFRLAVAALVIVMPSVLFVGFYRGMLMLRDDRLIERVYDGHRRRTGGSLAPEEFVPDRAAPKRGTPNLPGQEGVPCPDCGTPNPRGVTYCQGCLEKLD